From a region of the Candida albicans SC5314 chromosome 1, complete sequence genome:
- the GDI1 gene encoding Gdi1p (Putative Rab GDP-dissociation inhibitor; GlcNAc-induced protein; Spider biofilm repressed) produces MDENYDVIVLGTGLTECVLSGILSVEGKKVLHIDRQDFYGGESASLNLSQLYGKFKPSSQKPELKGRDRDWCVDLIPKFLMANGELTNILVNTDVTRYMEFKQIAASYVYRNGRIAKVPSNAKEALASSLMGIFEKRRMKRFLEFIQNYDEADASTHQGFDLDKNTMNEIYTYFGLENGTKDFIGHAMALWSTDDYLNEVARPTYERIMLYASSVAKYGKSPYIYPLYGLGELPQGFARLSAIYGGTYMLDTPIDEVLYEGEGPDKKFAGVVTKEGTARAPIVIADPTYFPENVKKTGAKVIRAICILDHPVPGVELDSLQLIIPQNQVGRKHDIYVAVLSDVHCVVPKGYYLAIVSTIIETDAPHVELEPAFKLLGPRVDTLMGIAELYEPIDDGTKNGIYLSKSYDASSHFESTTDDVKDIYFRITGKPVELKKRPTAEEEEALQGL; encoded by the coding sequence ATGGACGAAAACTACGACGTTATTGTTTTAGGTACTGGCTTGACCGAATGTGTCTTGTCCGGTATCCTCTCCGTTGAAGGCAAAAAGGTGTTGCACATCGACAGACAAGACTTTTACGGTGGCGAATCGGCCTCCTTAAACCTCTCCCAGTTATACGGCAAGTTCAAACCAAGCTCCCAAAAACCCGAACTCAAAGGCAGAGACAGAGACTGGTGTGTTGATCTTATCCCCAAGTTCTTGATGGCCAACGGCGAGTTAACCAACATCTTGGTCAACACTGATGTCACCCGGTACATGGAATTCAAACAGATTGCTGCGAGCTACGTCTACAGAAACGGCAGAATCGCCAAAGTCCCCTCCAACGCCAAGGAAGCATTGGCTTCGTCCTTGATGGGCATTTTtgagaaaagaagaatgaAGAGGTTCTTAGAGTTTATCCAAAACTACGACGAAGCCGACGCATCGACCCACCAAGGGTTCGACTTGGACAAAAACACCATGAACGAAATCTACACTTATTTTGGGTTGGAAAACGGTACCAAAGACTTTATTGGACACGCCATGGCTTTGTGGTCGACCGACGACTACTTGAACGAAGTCGCCCGTCCTACTTACGAAAGAATCATGTTGTATGCTTCGTCTGTCGCCAAGTACGGCAAGTCCCCGTACATCTATCCATTATACGGGTTGGGCGAGTTACCTCAAGGGTTCGCCAGATTATCGGCCATCTACGGTGGCACATACATGTTGGATACCCCAATTGACGAGGTATTGTACGAGGGCGAAGGTCCCGACAAGAAATTTGCTGGTGTGGTCACAAAAGAAGGTACCGCCAGAGCACCCATTGTTATTGCTGACCCAACCTACTTCCCTGAAAACGTTAAAAAGACCGGCGCTAAAGTTATCAGGGCCATTTGTATTTTGGACCACCCCGTTCCGGGTGTTGAGTTAGACTCGTTGCAATTGATTATCCCGCAAAACCAAGTCGGCAGAAAGCACGACATTTACGTTGCCGTGTTGTCTGACGTCCACTGTGTCGTTCCGAAGGGGTACTACCTTGCTATTGTTTCCACCATCATTGAAACCGACGCACCGCACGTCGAGTTAGAACCGGCATTCAAATTGTTGGGCCCAAGAGTCGACACATTAATGGGAATTGCCGAGTTGTACGAGCCAATTGACGACGGTACCAAAAACGGGATCTACCTCTCCAAGAGCTACGACGCCTCGTCACATTTCGAAAGCACTACAGACGATGTTAAGGATATTTATTTTAGAATTACTGGCAAACCAGTggaattgaagaaaagaCCTACTgccgaagaagaagaggctCTCCAAGGTTTATAG
- a CDS encoding putative Xaa-Pro dipeptidase (Putative X-Pro aminopeptidase; Spider biofilm repressed) — MTTPSKYPARSHARKVYSHIKAPFFISGEDLVLYKYCDQTKPFRQNRYFFYLTGCNIPGSHVLYTHDKLVLYLPDVDHEDIMWSGLPLSPEQALAKYDVDEVKFAADIESDLKNLGTVYTTDTSHPHLKPYLTESDPAFFFALDESRLIKDDYEIELMRHAAKITDNCHLAVMSALPIETKETHIHAEFMYHALRQGAKNQSYDPICCSGETCSTLHWVKNDGDITPEKRSVLIDAGAEWECYASDVTRCFPVNGDWAKEHLEIYNLVLKMQSAAYEMMKPGVEWEDIHLQAHKVLIQGFLELGIFNSKYSAEELFAAKASARFFPHGLGHVLGMDTHDVGGRANYSDPDPLLCYLRIRRKLEPNMVVTNEPGCYFSPFLLEEVLNNPDQAKFINRDVLDKYWYVGGVRIEDDVLITPTGYEIFTKITKDPAEISKIVKAGLAKKFHNIV, encoded by the coding sequence ATGACTACACCACTGAAATACCCTGCCAGAAGCCATGCCAGAAAAGTGTACTCCCACATAAAGGCACCCTTTTTCATCAGTGGCGAGGACTTGGTGCTCTACAAGTACTGCGACCAAACCAAACCATTCAGACAAAACCGATACTTTTTCTACTTGACAGGATGCAACATCCCCGGGTCCCATGTGTTGTACACCCACGACAAGCTAGTGCTCTACCTCCCAGATGTCGACCATGAAGATATCATGTGGTCCGGTTTGCCGTTGTCGCCAGAACAGGCACTTGCCAAGTACGACGTCGACGAGGTCAAGTTTGCTGCCGACATCGAATCCgacttgaaaaatttgggCACTGTCTACACCACCGACACCAGCCACCCCCACCTCAAACCTTACTTGACTGAATCAGACCCAGCCTTCTTTTTTGCCCTCGACGAGTCCCGTTTAATCAAGGACGACTACGAGATCGAGCTTATGAGACACGCCGCCAAAATCACCGACAACTGCCATTTAGCAGTAATGTCAGCCCTCCCTATCGAAACCAAGGAAACACACATCCACGCCGAGTTCATGTACCACGCCTTACGACAAGGCGCAAAAAACCAAAGCTACGACCCGATCTGCTGCAGCGGTGAAACATGCTCAACCTTACATTGGGTCAAAAACGACGGCGACATTACCCCCGAAAAGAGATCTGTATTGATCGATGCGGGGGCCGAGTGGGAGTGCTATGCCAGTGACGTAACCAGATGTTTCCCCGTCAACGGAGACTGGGCAAAAGAACACTTGGAAATCTACAACTTGGTGTTGAAAATGCAGTCTGCCGCCTACGAAATGATGAAGCCAGGCGTCGAATGGGAAGATATCCACTTACAGGCCCACAAGGTGTTGATTCAGGGGTTTTTAGAGCTAggaattttcaattccaaaTACTCGGCAGAAGAGTTGTTTGCTGCTAAAGCTAGTGCTAGATTCTTCCCTCACGGGTTGGGCCACGTTCTTGGTATGGATACGCACGATGTGGGTGGCCGCGCCAACTACTCCGACCCTGACCCGTTATTGTGCTACTTGCGAATTAGACGAAAATTGGAACCAAATATGGTCGTCACCAACGAGCCAGGGTGTTACTTCTCCCCCTTCTTATTAGAAGAGGTCCTCAACAACCCCGACCAAGCCAAGTTCATCAACAGGGACGTATTGGACAAGTACTGGTACGTTGGCGGTGTGCGTATCGAAGACGACGTCTTGATCACCCCCACCGGGTACGAgatttttacaaaaatcaCAAAAGACCCAGCAGAAATCAGCAAAATCGTAAAGGCTGGGCTCGCCAAAAAATTCCACAACATAGTTTAA
- a CDS encoding proteasome regulatory particle lid subunit (Metalloprotease subunit of the 19S regulatory particle of the 26S proteasome lid; couples the deubiquitination and degradation of proteasome substrates; role in fission of mitochondria and peroxisome; Spider biofilm repressed) — translation MERLQRLLGQGAGLGGAAPTQSDGPAIDNSETVYISSLALLKMLKHGRAGVPMEVMGLMLGEFVDDFTIHVHDVFAMPQSGTGVSVEAVDDVFQTKMMDMLRQTGRDQMVVGWYHSHPGFGCWLSSVDVNTQQSFEQLNKRAVAVVIDPIQSVKGKVVIDAFRTIDTTTLMMGQEPRQSTSNVGHLNKPSIQALIHGLNRHYYSLNIDYHKTEYETNMLLNLHKKNWQSGLKLVDYNHKEVENLDNTEKMVSIAKLYNQRVQEEKELTEDQLKTRYVGKQDPKKHLSDTAEKLIDENVSSLLTSNIDAVAIQ, via the coding sequence ATGGAAAGATTACAAAGATTATTAGGCCAAGGTGCCGGATTAGGAGGAGCAGCACCCACACAGAGTGATGGGCCTGCGATTGACAATTCAGAGACTGTTTACATATCGTCGTTGGCGTTGCTCAAAATGTTGAAGCACGGGCGTGCTGGTGTGCCAATGGAAGTTATGGGGTTAATGTTGGGAGagtttgttgatgatttcacTATACATGTTCACGATGTGTTTGCGATGCCGCAGTCGGGTACTGGAGTTTCTGTTGAGGCGGTTGATGATGTATTCCAGACAAAGATGATGGATATGCTTAGACAAACGGGCAGAGACCAGATGGTTGTTGGATGGTACCACTCGCACCCTGGGTTTGGGTGCTGGTTGAGTTCTGTGGATGTCAACACCCAGCAGTCGTTTGAGCAATTGAACAAGCGTGCTGTGGCTGTGGTTATTGACCCTATTCAGTCGGTCAAGGGTAAGGTTGTTATTGATGCGTTTAGAACGATTGACACCACGACGTTAATGATGGGCCAAGAGCCACGTCAGTCGACGTCTAATGTGGGCCACTTGAACAAGCCGTCGATCCAGGCATTGATTCATGGGTTGAACCGCCACTACTACTCGTTGAACATTGATTACCACAAGACAGAGTACGAGACCAATATGTTATTGAACTTGCACAAGAAGAACTGGCAGTCGGGGTTGAAGTTGGTTGACTATAACCACAAGGAGGTTGAGAATTTGGACAACACGGAGAAGATGGTTAGCATTGCCAAGTTGTATAACCAAAGAGTGcaagaagagaaagagTTGACTGAAGACCAGTTGAAGACCCGGTATGTAGGTAAGCAAGACCCGAAGAAACATTTGTCGGATACTGCTGAGAAGTTGATTGATGAGAATGTTAGTTCGTTGCTCACCAGTAATATAGATGCTGTAGCCATTCAATAG